In one Lolium rigidum isolate FL_2022 chromosome 3, APGP_CSIRO_Lrig_0.1, whole genome shotgun sequence genomic region, the following are encoded:
- the LOC124695337 gene encoding uncharacterized protein At1g01500-like: protein MGEIPEPEGAKLTPEPSSCLSLRVFYLKLSRCELNEPMLDTLTITHTPLTSDTILEAIGDRAITSGNGKVSCPLHRDRVNAASSREATFVSTETVRMAGSVRFEVRVGKDEKLLVGIMEMCDVPDGFGGVEKNGCWVMKCQVSMQRGSGFLKGGEEDAKSPMIEVYVASLFRGSPIVFTKAMKLRFRTRRRQVKVPFMEPIPECGEHAEDAKETPQADQKHDRQELSEYRCYKPEPGIDDVDLDSLYARTAGLQGEDSELSWFTAGVRIGVGISLGIILGVGVSAGLLARSYQSTSRSLRRRLISGLL from the exons ATGGGTGAAATTCCAGAGCCAGAGGGTGCCAAGCTGACGCCGGAGCCATCGTCCTGCCTCAGCCTGAGAGTCTTCTATCTGAAGCTGAGCAGGTGCGAGCTGAACGAGCCCATGCTGGACACTCTGACCATCACCCACACCCCGCTCACCTCCGACACCATCCTGGAAGCGATCGGCGACAGGGCAATCACCAGCGGCAACGGCAAAGTCTCGTGCCCACTCCACAGAGACCGCGTCAACGCGGCGTCGTCGCGAGAGGCCACCTTCGTGAGCACGGAGACCGTGAGGATGGCAGGGAGCGTGCGGTTCGAGGTCCGGGTCGGCAAAGACGAGAAGCTCCTCGTGGGGATCATGGAGATGTGCGACGTGCCGGATGGCTTCGGTGGGGTGGAGAAGAACGGGTGCTGGGTGATGAAGTGCCAGGTCTCGATGCAGCGCGGGTCGGGGTTTCTGAAGGGCGGCGAGGAGGACGCCAAGTCGCCGATGATCGAGGTGTACGTGGCCAGTCTGTTCCGGGGCAGTCCGATCGTCTTCACCAAGGCGATGAAGCTGCGGTTCAGGACGAGGAGGCGTCAGGTCAAGGTGCCTTTCATGGAGCCCATCCCTGAATGCGGCGAGCACGCCGAGGACGCGAAAGAAACGCCGCAGGCTGACCAGAAGCATGACCGACAG GAACTATCGGAGTACCGGTGCTACAAACCGGAGCCGGGCATTGACGACGTCGACCTCGACAGCTTGTACGCGCGAACGGCTGGCCTGCAAGGAGAGGACAGCGAGCTCTCGTGGTTCACCGCCGGCGTCAGAATCGGCGTCGGCATCAGCCTAGGCATCATCCTCGGCGTCGGCGTCAGCGCTGGGCTTCTGGCACGTTCTTACCAGTCTACATCCAGGAGTCTGAGGCGCCGGTTAATCTCGGGCCTGCTCTGA